The Brassica oleracea var. oleracea cultivar TO1000 chromosome C6, BOL, whole genome shotgun sequence genomic interval ATCTTTCAGCGTGTTGGGAACCTGAGCTCCAAAGATAATAGAAGATTTTTGAAAATTAATCCTGTGGCCCGACGTTTCTCCATAGGCTTTGAGACATTCAACTACTTCTTTGCTTTCAAGTTCGTTTGCTTTACACATAAGTAAACTGTCATCTGCAAAGAGCATATGATGAACCCTTGGCCCAGAGGATGACATTCCAATTCCAGTGAGGAGACCACTTGCTTCAGAGTGATTAAGCTTGCTCACCAAAGCTTCAGCACAGAGTATAAAGAGAAAAAGAGACAATGGATCACCTTGTCTTAGCCCACGCTCCGGTTTAATAAAGACATGGGCCTTACCGTTGAGCAAAATGGAGTAAGAGACAGTTTTGATACACGCCATGACCCATCGAATCCAAATCTGAGCAAACCCCATCTTCTCTAGCAACTCCTCTAAGAAACACCACTCTACTCTATCATAAGCCTTGGACATGTAGTCTTGATCGCCATAAAGTCCTTGGAGATCGCAGCGTTAGTCCTCAGTCCGTGTACTAACTCATGAGCAATCACAATGTTAGCTGAGATGAGGCGACCTTGGACGAAAGCACCTTGAGTGTCAGAGATAATGCACGGGAGAATGCATTTCAAACGATCGCAGAGTATCTTCGAAATGATCTTGTACTGCACTGAGCACAAACTGATTGGTCTCATATCACCCATCCGTGTTGAATTTGAGATCTTAGGAAGTAGGCTCAACTGCATGTGGTTCCAACTTGTAGGGATGATCGAGCTCTTAAAAAAGCCTTGTATCTCTTCGATCAATTGTGTACCAACTACGTGTCAGTACCGTTGATAGAAGATACCAGAAAACTCATCTTCTCCAGGAGAACTATTACCACAAATTGAAAGGGCGGTTATGTGTATCTCCTATGTTGTTATCTCTTTACGCAAAGCTTCGTTCATCTCAGAAGTGATGCGTTCAGAGAAACCTGTGAATAAGCTTTCCAGATCATGAGGGTTTGAGCTCATGAATAAGTCACGGTAGAACTCCGTCGCTACATGACCTTTAGCGCCTTCCGAATAGTCTCAGTTCCATTGTCGTCTATCAGCATCAGTACCCTATTCTTGGCTTTCCTTCCTTTCACACAGTTGTGGAAGTAAGCTGTGTTACGATCACTTTCACGCAACCACTGCTCCCTGCATTTTTGGCGCCAAAAAAGTTCCTCTTCTCTGTAAGCTTTACCAAGCTCAATTTTTATGTTCTTCAGAAGAGCATCATCAGAGTAAGGTTTGCTGATCTCTTTCTCCAAATCCACTTGCAGCTGTTGTGTATTGATTCTGGCATTACTTGTTGAGCGTTTCTTCCATTTAGATAGTTCTCTCCTACAATTTTCAATCCTCTCCATAATGCTTACTCGTCTTCCCGACATCTCTTTGCACCAACCTTTTCTCACTGCTCCCTCGACTCCTTGTTTACCCACCATGCGGCTGTCAAAATAGAATCTCCCTCGGTATGCAGCTTCACTCTCCAGCGCAAAGCCTACCCTCAGGGGTCTATGGTCAGAGCCATACATGGCCATATACTCAACATGGGACCTTGGGAACATACGGTACCATTCATCATTTCCAAAGCAACGGTCTAGCCTGCATTGCACCCAAGTATTGTCTCTCTTTTCAGCCCAAGAAAGCGGATTCCCAGAGCTCTTCATATCTCTGATCTTGTAGTTGTCAACTAAGTTACGAAAGTCCCAAAATGTGGAGTCATTACGCACCACCCCTCCAAGTTTCTCCTCATTACTTAGGAGCTCATTAAAATCACCCACCAGCATCCACGGGTCGTCTCTGCCCATTCCTATATCACTTAAGCGTTCCTAAACAGTCAGTCGTCTCTTTTTCACTGAGTCTCCGTAGACACACGTCAATTTTTAATTATTTTTTATGATAGTAAGAAAAGATAGGATTGCAATTTTATATTATTCTTTTCCTGAAATTTGAGGTGGAGAAATAACTGAAAGATTCTTGGCAAAAAAACAAAATAAAAATAATTGAAGAAATAAATATAGATGGGGTCCAAGAACGCATCGGCATGGACTCGGCTCTTGGAGTTATATGATACTCCATAACTTTTTGTTCTAATTAATAGATTTTTAAAATTTTCACATATAATAAAATAAAATTTAATTGTAAATACTTATTTTTGTGATTACTAATTTCTGTAATTTTAAACTAATAGTAATTAAATACTTACTATTTTGAAGTTTACTAGTTATCAACATATCATTAGTTAATAAATTAATTAATTTTTCAAAAAGATATTTCTTTTAAAAAAATTAAAACATTTTTATGTTTATTATTCAAAGAGATTATTGATGCAGAGTTTGGACTTGCACTTTTTGTAATATCTTTTCTTTTATTGAAAGATATTTTTGTGCAATAACATACATTAAAGATAGGGGATGGGATTCTAATGGATCAACCAAGGGGTGCCTAGTAGGATGTCGACCAATGGGAAAGCTACAAAATATCTAACTGAATCTGCCTTTCTTTATATGAATCTGAATTATTTTTTCTTTGGCTTTGTGAAAACATCGGCTATAATAAAAACAAAAAGGTATCCAAACGTATTTTTTAGACATGGTTGAAGGGAAGTAATTAATTATTTTAAATAAAGCAGGTAAAATGTTTGCATAAATAGCGCATTAAAGATTATCGGTTACAGAATTAAAGTTTGATCAATGCCAAGTGGAAAAGACTCCATGAGTACTACAATGACCCCACTTCGACGAAAATATCCATAGCCGACACCAATAAAAAAATGTCCACCGGTTTAATTTCGGTTTAATCTTCTACCGGTCTTAATTTCGGTTCAGTGTTCTAACACTCTCCTACATCAGAGGAACACAAAACTACTTCAACTAACATAAAAAGAAAATGGCCAAAGACTTGTCAGTTAATTTAGTTAAGACTGCAAAATTTCAAACTATACTTCAACTGTAATAATAAAAATAATTAATTTCAATAAAAATATAAAATCTTACAAACTAAAAATCTCTATCTCATGTTTCTTCCACCGGTTGAAACTTTCCGGTGACGCCTTTTTCCACGCTGTCCCGGAATCTTCTTCCCCGTGGTGGCTCTACTACCGCCAGCTTTACCACGTGGCAAAGGCAGTGGCTCAGGAAGAACCCTAGAAGAAGAAGAAGCTCGAGGAGGTTTCATGTTCATCAAAACGTCTCTATGATAAACCTGTCATCATCAAGAACACGCTAAGTCTCACCTTTTTCAGACAAAACAAACCAACTCTCTGTCTCTTTGTCTTTTACCTGTTTTACAAAGTTGCGTCTTTCACAGTCGAGGAACATATTGATACTCCAATCCACTTTCTCTCTTATCTTGTCTCTCGCAATCGCAAAACTTAATTGATCTCTTGAGGTAAACCGGTCTACTTCATTGAACCAAACACACGTGAAGAGGTTTGTGATCGGTATGTGTTCTCTTATGATTGTACAACCTTCAGGAACATCTGCAAAACCATTCAAAAACATTCAACTAACACTTTCTACAATCTTCATATGCTTAAAACCCATTACCACTTGTTATTGGAAGCTTAGCATCAGTATAAGGTGTCAGGCCTTCCTTCTTGTAGAACTCTACTTGGTAATCAATTGATGCGTTGTCGTATTTTCTCGCGGCTTTGTTTGCCTCAGCCTCCACAAACACATCAAAACGTCTGTAATGTCTCGACATTGCGATACTAGAGTTCGTTCTCCACAAGAACCTGAACATTTGAGAAGACAGATAAAGCTTTTAGCTGCTTTGGCCTGAACAAGCAATTTTAAATCATTCTACTACTTTTCAAATTTACCTTTGAATGACAATTTTCATAAATACCATAAATTTGTGATGAAAAAAAAAACTAACCATCCTAAATCGTTTACAAATGTTTAAAAATTATATATATAAATTTATAAACCCAACCCCACCCTCTAGATACTAAATTCTAAACAATAATCATAAAACGTTAAACCCAAATGTTAGAGAATTGAATATATGAAAAGTGGTATCTACTTTGTGGTATTTTAAGTAATTTCTCCAAAAAAAAAATCACTCTACTTACCTTTCAAGTATTTGGTATGGATCTACAACAAGCTGGAGCTTCGCATCAAGCCATATAGAGTACCTGATATTTGGGAATAATCTATGCAACAGAAGCTTCGGAATCTGTAAAAAAAATGCGTTAACGTATTACACAAGGAAACATACAAATCTTTGGCTAATCTATTCTCAAATCTTTCTCTAACCTTTCCATTGCGTCTTGCATCGGTGTAAGGAACGTTATGGACAACAATGATCCTCCACAACCCTACTCTCTTGTTATCATCTGAGTAACTCGAAGTGTTCTTAAGATATGAATGTGTTTCTTCGTCAATGAACATGTAAAAAGGGATGTTGTTCCTTGCCATTTCACTGATGTTCACCGGTTCTTGAATTATATCGTACTTTCCTGATAAATAAAAGATCAAATCTCCAAAATAGCACATTTCTAATTTTATATCACAAAAATAGCATCCAAAAACTAAAATGACCAAAATAGCATATTTCTAAGTTTATCCCTTGAACATTTAAATTTTTTTATTTTTCAAAATTTGAAATCTTATCCCCAAAACCTCATTTCTCAACTCTAAACCCTAAACCCTAAACTCTAAACCCTAAACCCTAAATCCTAAACCCCACCCTTTAACTCTAAACCCTAAGTTTGTGACTTTTGATAAAACATTAAGTGCTATTTTTATGACTTTTGACCTTGAGTGCTAGTTTGAGAACATAAACTTGATTTGGTGTTATTTTTGTCTTTTTCTCTAAATAAAAAGCAAGAAAAATTGATACTTTGCTCTTAAAAATATTATTTATAAATCGAATACCCCCGGAAATCCAATTACCCCAATATTTTTAACCGAAATATTTAAAATTATCTGAATTATCCGATATTTTTATCCGAACAATCCGGATTACCCGATATTTAAACTGAAACACCCGAATTATTTGATGTTTTCACCTATATTATCTGAAATGACCTGAAAACCCAGAACCGAACTAGAACCGAATTGTATGAGAATTTTTTTTTGGACATTAGTCATTTCCCAACTTTGCTACCCAAACCGAAACTCAAATAGCCGAACTAAATTTTGTAAATACCCGAATTGATCCTAAATTTCTAGAACCGAAAAACCAAAAACCGAAATTCCCAACGAAAGCCGAGGCCTAGTCTAAACTATATGTGTTTACCAAATATAGCTGAAGCAACAATCACATCATGGAACTGGTCCAGCTCAGGAAGGATATCTTCATCAATTTCAAATCCGGTTTGATGTACCGGTTTTGTCCCTTTGACAAACCTGCAGCAAAAAAAAACAGGGATAAGAAAAGTAAAGCTTGATGACTGGAGAAGAACATGGAGTCAAGCCCATGAAGCTTACCCGCAGTGCACTGTCATGGACTCTTTTATGTCAAAGGAGTTAGTCCTATCTTCAAGAGAAGGATAACCTCCAAACTCAGAGCCTCCTTGACCTTCTTCTTCACGCTTTACAGGACTCTCCTCATGGACATATGTCAAATTCTTGAGCACGGGAGATTCAAATGGATGCTTTGGCATATGAGCTAAGGCCTCTTCTGGAGATAGATAGCATACAGGACACGCTGAACATAATTACAAGAGCAAAAGGGTAAATGCAAGTTCCTGTAGAAGCATAGCAGAGAGAGACAAAAAAAGGCTTACGGCGTGGTCCAGGCCTTCTGAGTCCAGGTGGAGGAGGAGGAGGAAATGAAAAACTATCGCATGGATGGTGGTGGGATGGAGGAGGATGGATGATGTCTACATCACTTCCTCTAATGCCATCATCATTAGAGTTTTCAGTATAGAAAGAACTCAACTCTCTACTTAATGGTGTTTGGTTGCTAACAAAATCCATCGTCTCAATACTCTGGTGAATGATTGGACTATTACTCTCTGTTGTAATCACAATGCAAACATTAGCCATTATGAGACTCCAATATCTAAATCAAAGCCCCATTGAAGAATAAAATAAATAAATATTACCTTTGTTGATAGTGTAGGAACCCAAGATGAAGACAACAAAAGCAAGGCTGAGAAGGAGCAGCATTGCGAAACGTCTGCGTCCTAAGTACCAGCAGCATAAGAAGGAGAGAGATCTCTCCTTCTCTTTAGAATTTGAAGTGAGCATTGTTGCAGCATTATCTCTTAAACCCTTTAGATAGAAGAACTCTCATTTCGAAAAAGAACCAAACTTTTTTTTTTCTCACAAACTGCAAAAGACATTATAAAGAAACCTTTGTTGTTATTACCAAAACAGGGTTCGACAAAGACTTGCATTTGCAACCGTAAAGGAACAAACTTTAATCACATTTCGATTCAATTGAAAGTGCCCATCAGATCACTGAGCCCACAAAATCAAAGAGATACCTTAACGGAATCGAGAAAAAGAGATTACCTTTTCGAATGAATGCTGCTTTGTTCTGCTAAATTCGTTTCTGGATTTTACGAAATTAATAAATAATTTTGGTGAATTGCGTCGCTAAATTTCACTGATCCCTTCGATCTGCGGAATACATTAAGTGCATATTTTGGATTTGCCAGCGATTCAGTGTATTTCCCTGATAATCCCGTAAATGTTTTTTTTTTCCAATATTAAAATCGTTTATACATGATGGTAAATTTGTATTGATAAATGATGGTAAATGTAAATTTTAACAATTAATTCAGTGGAGATGTTTTTGTTGAGCCTATAAACTTGATCGTTTATTATCCAAAAGAAACAAAAACGGTATGGTATGTCAATCTCCAAACATCCAAACATAGTCTCAAAGAGTAATTTTAATCACTAGAATTTATGTATTGCGGGTATGAAAAATTATTAATTAGCTTAATAACAACATTATGTCCCAAAACCCTAACTTAAGTTTATTTGAGAATATTTTTCTACATGCATCACAATTTTTTTTTCTTTCAAAAATCAAAGTCTTCCTTGAAATCTCCAAAATCACATTTTTTTTCCGTTTAAATAAAGAAAAGAAATTTATTACGTCTCTTTCTTTCAGTTGATTTTAAAAAGCATACACTATTATTGACCAAAAAAAAAAACCGACACTATTAAACTTTCATGATATCTATTGTTGTTTTACTTTTACATACGTTCAGCCAAAACTAATGTTAAACTTGGTTTACTACTACTCCATCTATTTCTACAAAATAATTTTTAAAAATAAAATGCTGTTTTAAAAGTATATTTTCTATGTTCTCTATGCATTTTTAGTTAATAATAGTAAATTGCAGAAAATTACAAAAATTATATATTGAATTTCCATTGGTTGAAAATTACAAATAATAGTTAATGATAAAATATCGTGTGTTTTAATCAAACTTAATATTTTCATTATGAGGTAAAACAGCAAAACATATAATCAAAACTTAATATTTTCATTAAGAGGTAAAACACCAAAACATACAAACAAAATGATTATGAAGATGATTGGACAGAGCTGTGGATGCTGTGCACAACTTCATTTCTTTCCAAAGCACCAAAACTAAAGTACGCAAGCTGTTATTTAATTTTTGAAACCTACAACTTTTTTTTTTTTTTTGTGAAATTGAAACCTGCAACCATAATGAATTCACTCTACAATATACGACTTTGCACAACCATTTTCCTAGAGCACTAGTTTAAGTGCTTTGAGAATTTTTTCTTTCTTTTGACAAATACTATCTTTTTTCTCTCTACTAATTATATAATGGTATATTTACAATATAGGCATATAAACTACTAGAATATTATAATTATTATGTAAAGATTATGTATAACATATAAATATAAATATAATTTTTACATTTAGTGATTAAATATCATATATGGAATATATATTTACACAATAACCTTTTATAGTTATACAATAATAGTTTATATTAATTTTATCAATTTAGTTTTAATTTTGAATCACAACTTAATATCTAGTCAGCTGCATATAACAACTGTTTAAAAAAAAATCATAATCGAATTTTGATAATTATATTAAAAAATCTATAATTTAAACTATATATTAAAAAATCTTAATCTACAATTCAAAACCTACAGCTTAGATTCTACAACAAAAAAATCTAAAACTACAGCACAAAATCCTACAGCTTACATTCCACAGTAAAATATAAAGCTACAACAGTAACCAATCAGACCCGTTGTATCAACATGTCACTGGCTTACAGTGTGTGACAAATAGCTCCTTCGTCTTACGCAATAAAACATCACCTTCTTTCTATCAGCACCAACTCTTTTTGTCTTACAGACAGTTCTTCTGTACTAGAGATATCATATGTTCTTTCAGTAATAGTTGATAAACAGATAATAAACATCCGTCTACTTGGCAAAATAAGAAAATGCTTCGTCTAAAGACCCCAATAAGATCGCTTCCACTGTGTTGCTCTGACATGCGTCCGTGTTTCAAGTGAAAAAAGGTGTGAAGATAGCTCGGAGAAAATATGGGTTTCTCTAAAACGTCTTCTAATGTCTAAGTTAAACATCAATCGAGTGAGAGCGAAAGTTCAAAAAGTATATGTAGGGGTAAGATACGGGAACTACATTTATGGATCAGATTTTCTTCTGAATGTTTAGTAATATGTCGTGTGTTGGTTCATGAATCATTTTAGGGCTGTTTTTCAAACAATTTGATTTGATTTTCTTAAATGTGAGTAAAAACAGTTTTTTATCTATAAAAAGTTTCAAACATTTTTTGTTTCTAATCAGTGTTTTTAAAACCGGACCGGCTAGCAAACCGGAAATGTTTTGGGTCATGGTCATTGTTGTTCGACCGGGTTTGAACCGGGTTCGATCAGGTCTACTTAGATTAAATTAAATTTAATGATATTTTATAAATAATATGCATATTCTTCAAAAAAAAAAGATCAAATTAAAGAAAATGTTTAAATATCCATAATGCGTAGAAAAACTGAAAAATAACAATTAAAATCTAAAATCAATATGAAAATCACATTTAATCTTTTTTCGTAGATCTCATCACTCAAAATTTTCATCACCTTTAAAAAAAAATTATATACACATTAGGTAAAAAATATATTTTGAAATACAAATTTCACAAACGTAAATGTTTCAATTATTTAAAGTCTTCAAAACAAGTGATCATAAAATAAAATTTAAACAAAGTGAGAAGTAGCCACAAACAATATGTTGACGTGAATATTAAACTTTGTGAATCTTGTAATTTATGAGTTGTAGAGACGACAAAAGAAAAAGACGAGAGACGAAAATAGAAAATCGCTAAAATAAAAATGAACCTTGCTTCCAGATATTTATTGATGATAGCAATATTTTAAATATAGAGTTAAAATAAAGATTGAAAAATAATATTATCTATTTTAAAGGAAAAAAAATAAAAAAATGGATTGGAATGGATTTAAATTTAAATATCATTATAGAGATAAAAATAATATTGGTTGGAGATGCTTTCATCTCTATTTTG includes:
- the LOC106298707 gene encoding uncharacterized protein LOC106298707, whose translation is MLTSNSKEKERSLSFLCCWYLGRRRFAMLLLLSLAFVVFILGSYTINKESNSPIIHQSIETMDFVSNQTPLSRELSSFYTENSNDDGIRGSDVDIIHPPPSHHHPCDSFSFPPPPPPGLRRPGPRPCPVCYLSPEEALAHMPKHPFESPVLKNLTYVHEESPVKREEEGQGGSEFGGYPSLEDRTNSFDIKESMTVHCGFVKGTKPVHQTGFEIDEDILPELDQFHDVIVASAIFGKYDIIQEPVNISEMARNNIPFYMFIDEETHSYLKNTSSYSDDNKRVGLWRIIVVHNVPYTDARRNGKIPKLLLHRLFPNIRYSIWLDAKLQLVVDPYQILERFLWRTNSSIAMSRHYRRFDVFVEAEANKAARKYDNASIDYQVEFYKKEGLTPYTDAKLPITSDVPEGCTIIREHIPITNLFTCVWFNEVDRFTSRDQLSFAIARDKIREKVDWSINMFLDCERRNFVKQVYHRDVLMNMKPPRASSSSRVLPEPLPLPRGKAGGSRATTGKKIPGQRGKRRHRKVSTGGRNMR